Proteins co-encoded in one Dethiobacter alkaliphilus AHT 1 genomic window:
- a CDS encoding DUF3048 domain-containing protein, which yields MRHIAKITVFALLLLLISGTAFGNPGNVQERIDETREEIDEYEQVIKLLDEDIKERLARIDELESQLKDTQRQLRQTEVEIAESQARLEEQNDAFAGRVRSAYMKGGMSYLEVLLGAENFSDLVVRVAYLARIFNQDAQIITAVKAEYAVLQEKQQAMEDQLASIEDFRYQMDAQRRNLLAQRRRMEEMLSDAKKQLQQDLAQLTPQANRQPVYGIILDNAAGARPQHGLAQASKVYEFEVEGRITRYLALFSTFPQKVGPIRSAREHSILLSMENGVRFITASASRDNLEKINEWNVKYTNALGDSRFYRDSSRRAPHNLYVNLASLGLESRSSKMTVRPAYLSRQGSAANSFSIEYSNNYRVGYRYNEQESAYQRLINGQAHRDATGQAIMARNVIVQYVPHPSDWRGRPTPDVIGSGPIDFYAQGQRFRGTWRKDNMSSPTRFYYQDGQEIELLYGQTWIQLARP from the coding sequence ATGCGCCACATTGCTAAAATTACCGTGTTTGCGCTGCTTCTGCTCTTAATTTCCGGTACAGCTTTTGGCAATCCCGGTAATGTCCAGGAGCGTATTGATGAAACCCGGGAAGAGATAGATGAATATGAGCAGGTTATCAAGCTGCTTGATGAAGATATTAAAGAACGTCTGGCCCGCATTGATGAGCTGGAAAGCCAGCTAAAAGATACCCAAAGGCAGCTTCGCCAGACGGAAGTGGAAATTGCCGAATCCCAGGCCCGGCTGGAAGAGCAGAATGATGCCTTCGCCGGCAGGGTTCGCAGCGCCTACATGAAAGGCGGCATGTCTTATCTGGAAGTTCTCCTGGGGGCTGAAAATTTCAGTGACCTGGTGGTCCGGGTGGCCTATCTGGCCCGCATCTTCAATCAGGATGCGCAAATAATTACCGCAGTGAAAGCCGAATATGCCGTCCTGCAGGAGAAACAGCAGGCCATGGAGGACCAGTTAGCCAGCATCGAGGATTTCCGCTACCAGATGGATGCGCAACGGAGAAATCTGCTGGCTCAGCGCAGACGGATGGAAGAAATGCTCTCCGATGCCAAAAAGCAACTGCAGCAGGACCTGGCCCAGCTTACCCCTCAAGCCAACCGGCAGCCGGTGTACGGCATAATCCTGGATAATGCTGCCGGTGCCCGGCCACAACACGGCCTGGCCCAGGCCAGTAAAGTATACGAATTTGAAGTGGAAGGACGCATTACCCGCTACCTGGCCTTGTTTTCAACCTTTCCGCAAAAAGTGGGCCCCATTCGCAGTGCCCGGGAGCACAGCATCCTGCTGTCCATGGAAAACGGCGTGCGCTTCATTACAGCCAGCGCTTCCCGGGACAACCTGGAAAAGATAAATGAATGGAATGTGAAATATACCAATGCGCTGGGTGATTCCCGGTTTTATCGGGACAGCTCTCGTCGGGCACCCCATAATTTGTATGTTAATCTGGCCTCTCTGGGCCTGGAATCGCGCTCCTCAAAGATGACGGTACGCCCCGCCTATCTTAGCCGGCAGGGAAGTGCCGCCAACAGTTTTTCCATCGAATACAGTAACAATTATCGCGTGGGCTACCGCTATAATGAACAGGAATCCGCTTACCAGCGCCTGATTAACGGCCAGGCTCATCGGGATGCCACCGGCCAGGCAATTATGGCCCGCAACGTTATCGTGCAGTATGTCCCCCATCCATCCGATTGGCGTGGACGCCCCACCCCGGATGTAATTGGCTCCGGCCCCATTGACTTTTATGCCCAGGGCCAGCGCTTCCGCGGCACATGGCGCAAAGATAACATGAGCTCTCCCACCCGCTTCTACTATCAGGACGGCCAGGAAATCGAACTGCTCTACGGCCAAACCTGGATCCAACTGGCCCGCCCCTAA
- a CDS encoding DNA alkylation repair protein produces MDYQEVVERLTAMSRPEAVEGMARFGITPQKVYGVSIPDLRRMAKEIGTDRELAARLWQDETRETRILASMVDDPRQVTEEQMDAWALEFDYWEICDQVCSNLFGRTELAYKKCFDWSKAKEEFVKRAGFVLMARLAVTEKEAPDAKFALFMSLIKDGADDERNYVKKAVNWALRQIGKRNYSLNKLALETAQEIGEMPQTSARWIARDAIRELESERVQEKVQPASFRVILSPNGEVQDIKPYK; encoded by the coding sequence ATGGATTATCAGGAAGTGGTAGAGAGGTTAACAGCAATGTCCAGGCCGGAAGCGGTGGAAGGGATGGCCCGTTTTGGCATTACACCACAAAAGGTTTATGGTGTGTCCATTCCAGATCTGCGCCGGATGGCCAAAGAAATCGGTACAGACCGGGAATTAGCCGCCCGGCTGTGGCAGGATGAGACCAGGGAAACGCGGATACTGGCCTCCATGGTGGATGACCCCCGGCAGGTTACCGAAGAACAGATGGATGCCTGGGCTCTGGAGTTTGACTACTGGGAGATTTGTGACCAGGTCTGCAGTAATCTTTTTGGCAGAACGGAGTTGGCTTATAAAAAATGTTTTGACTGGAGCAAAGCAAAAGAGGAATTTGTAAAGCGCGCCGGGTTTGTGTTAATGGCCCGACTGGCCGTTACCGAAAAAGAGGCGCCGGATGCCAAATTTGCTTTGTTTATGTCCCTTATTAAAGACGGAGCAGATGATGAGCGAAATTACGTCAAAAAGGCGGTAAACTGGGCTCTGCGCCAGATTGGCAAGCGTAATTACAGCTTAAATAAGCTGGCTTTGGAGACGGCACAAGAAATCGGTGAGATGCCCCAGACCAGTGCCCGCTGGATTGCCCGGGATGCAATCCGGGAGTTGGAAAGTGAGAGAGTGCAGGAGAAGGTTCAACCCGCCTCATTTCGGGTAATTCTTTCCCCCAACGGTGAAGTACAGGACATTAAGCCTTATAAGTAG
- a CDS encoding MutS-related protein, protein MTERTRFKIYLWGMSLLTAAVAIFIFYLAETFDTVYYWGMFSLLPFAIVWWMLYRKMKFAEAMAELRSHWGQTVKKERELQSLKKAFPLFPVEEGGQYAISPQTWDDLHMDRIYALADRTLTSPGEQVLYNMLRAPLLEKEVLQKRNAAVRALSEDAVLREKLQGILLPLDRMKPDTVTNFLWGDDFKSTDLGIVPNLLAFAALLALMSVSVWGIHSVIIGVIPMFGINYYYQNYTARHLMFRFPPIRYLRAMLVSAQEMGRIQHSDFTSYSAPLRKNAAAGKGIIHKARTMGFAAMDSLGVYEYVNNLFLLDLRNYYGVMQEVKANLTQLRQTYQLLGEVDALIAVASMRAGTENWCEPEFLEGQTAVYTQDIRHPLLDKAVPNSILLEKPGAILTGSNMSGKSTFLRTIGVNALLAQSVGICFARSYKGSLFKIITSINKEDHLPGGKSYYLIEAEAILKMIRGVGSGAPALCIIDEIFRGTHSLERIPAAIEVLLYLSGQNTMNLIATHDLDVAKACSPVYPLYHFRERVGESGLEFDYLLKEGITTSWNAIKILRHLGYPTEVTHGAQERIDKAGSK, encoded by the coding sequence ATGACGGAGAGAACACGTTTTAAAATATATTTATGGGGCATGTCTTTACTGACCGCTGCCGTGGCCATCTTTATTTTCTATCTGGCCGAAACCTTTGATACTGTTTACTATTGGGGTATGTTTAGCCTGCTGCCTTTTGCCATCGTTTGGTGGATGTTGTATCGGAAAATGAAATTTGCCGAAGCAATGGCTGAACTGCGCAGCCACTGGGGGCAGACGGTAAAAAAGGAGAGGGAACTGCAAAGCCTGAAGAAGGCTTTCCCGCTTTTTCCGGTGGAGGAAGGCGGACAGTATGCCATTAGCCCACAGACATGGGATGATTTACATATGGATCGGATCTATGCCCTGGCCGACCGGACCCTGACCTCACCCGGCGAGCAGGTATTGTACAATATGCTTCGGGCCCCGCTTCTGGAAAAAGAGGTTTTGCAAAAAAGGAATGCCGCTGTCCGCGCGCTTAGTGAAGATGCTGTGCTTCGTGAAAAACTGCAGGGGATACTCTTGCCGTTGGACAGAATGAAGCCGGATACCGTAACAAATTTTTTATGGGGAGACGATTTTAAGTCCACTGATCTGGGAATCGTGCCAAATTTGCTGGCATTTGCAGCGCTGCTGGCCCTGATGTCCGTTTCTGTATGGGGAATACATAGTGTGATTATTGGCGTAATCCCGATGTTTGGCATTAATTATTACTACCAGAACTATACCGCCAGGCATTTAATGTTTCGTTTCCCGCCTATCCGCTATTTGCGTGCCATGTTGGTGTCGGCACAGGAGATGGGCCGGATTCAACACTCAGACTTTACCAGTTACTCCGCTCCGCTGCGAAAAAATGCCGCTGCGGGAAAGGGTATTATCCACAAAGCCCGTACTATGGGTTTTGCCGCCATGGATTCGCTTGGCGTATATGAATACGTAAATAATTTATTCCTGCTAGATCTTCGCAATTATTACGGAGTGATGCAGGAGGTTAAAGCCAATTTAACCCAGCTGCGACAGACTTACCAGCTGCTGGGGGAGGTAGACGCCCTGATTGCGGTGGCCTCCATGAGAGCAGGTACAGAAAATTGGTGCGAACCGGAGTTTCTGGAAGGGCAGACCGCTGTATATACCCAGGATATCCGCCATCCTCTCCTGGACAAGGCGGTTCCCAACAGTATTTTACTGGAAAAGCCCGGAGCCATCCTAACCGGTTCCAATATGTCGGGTAAGTCCACATTTCTTAGGACCATCGGAGTGAACGCGCTTCTGGCTCAGTCGGTGGGGATTTGTTTTGCCCGCTCCTACAAAGGGAGCCTGTTTAAAATTATTACCTCCATTAATAAGGAGGACCATTTGCCCGGAGGTAAAAGCTATTATCTCATTGAGGCGGAGGCAATTCTTAAGATGATTCGCGGAGTGGGCAGCGGCGCCCCGGCCTTGTGTATCATCGATGAAATCTTCCGCGGGACCCATTCTCTGGAAAGAATCCCTGCCGCCATCGAAGTGTTATTATATCTATCCGGCCAAAACACCATGAACCTGATTGCCACCCATGATCTGGATGTGGCCAAAGCATGCTCGCCTGTTTACCCGCTCTATCATTTCCGGGAAAGGGTGGGGGAATCGGGCCTGGAGTTTGACTATTTACTAAAAGAAGGCATAACAACCTCCTGGAATGCCATTAAGATTCTCAGGCATCTGGGATACCCCACGGAAGTAACCCATGGGGCACAAGAAAGAATCGATAAGGCAGGCAGTAAATAG